The region ttgttttctttacacTAAAGGAACAATCttgtaaattaaaacatcttCCAAGTGAGAGAGAACATTACTCCAAACAGTTGGCACTCTGGGAACAGCTTTGGCTCTAATCTTCCCAATAATCCATATTTTAATGTTCAGTGTGGGAGCCGGCTGGGTCGAGGCACACTAAACCAGGTCTGGACGACGGCTGACCGCACTCGTGTGTTCTGAGAAGACAGAACATTCAGGTGGGCTTGAGGGGGCAGTAAGAGGCTTAAATGGCTCTTATTGAGAGAAACCTGCCCAGCTTGTACAAGGTGATCCAGAGACTTACAGCATAGAGTACATTTCTGAATAATCcctgattgttgttgttttttttattggcacACTGACGCTTGTTTACTGCTTGTTCTGCTGTCAGAGCGCCAGACGCAACAGGGTTATCTCCAACTACTCATTCTGTgctgctcaaaaaaaaagagagagagagagagagagtgtgagaGATTTCAGTCCTGAGAGCAACGATTGCACGGTACCTGAAGGTGAGTTTGGTTTTGAACACAGCCTGTCCCTGCAGTCCCGTTCCCTGTCGGATGAACAGGTGGTTGTGGTCTCCCTGGAGAGGAGCTTTGTACACGTCAAACACCTCGTTGCCCAGGTGGAGGGACATGCTGCGGTGAGAACGGGacgcttaaaaaaaacacgtcAAACACAGATAACACCACGACggaaaagctgcagcatgttacttctattaaaaaatatatgtttttacataCTTGACATATTACTATGTCACAGTGTAATATTAGATAGATAGtctgtggaaaaactttttaaaaaatcacgcTCATATGCCTCCTCCAAGTGCTACTATTGCCCTCTAAAGAAATGCGCTGCTCccgggaggaggaggaatgccttagcgctgtcaatcatccttgaGTATTCGCTACTCAGTGTTCTAATGGAAGAGAAACAACTCCGTAAACCGTTTATCCGCCATCATCCTCACTAGCCTGAACGTTCGTGGCAGACGCTGGAATCAGAAAGAAAGTGCAGAGAGCAGAGCGTGAATGGGATGAGCAGCGCACGCATGAGGGTGACTGACAGCGCTGAGACGCTCCTCCTGGATCTGACTtattgtttctagttagcagtGGGAGAAGACAGAGAAGCTCGGTTTTTCACACACAACCTGTTTCATACCACACTGTtttgacatggtgacagtttcaataaataagtaaaataaaataaaaaaaatttaagttacatactgcagctttaagctgGCTGTAATGCattagcacacacacacacgcccacacacctgCCGTCAGACCACTTGACAATACGCGCGTTGCTCTCTCGTGTTTCGTTGCCCTCCTCGTCTCGTTTCACTCTCCACCTGATCGTGTTTTCCACCTGTGGTGGGATAAAAGGaacataaaagaacaaacattcagctacaataacaaaaatgtctgttttattttgattcagCAAAGACGTGCCTTAAGTTTGAGTCTGGTCCGTCCCTCCTCATCCAGCATTTCTTCATCCTCAAACTCATCCTCGTAGTATTGAGGATCAAAGGGTCTATGAAAggaaaaactccaaataaatctctttttttttgtttaacatgtTCGACCATCTCCAGTGTTCATTTCTACATTTTGGGGGTTCTGACCTGGGCTCCACTGACAGGAAGTTGGGTAGCTTGACAAAATAAAGGTCTGACCCCAGGTCTGTGCTCACTTTGGGGATCTCCACTTCTATGCGCGTTTCAGGCGCAGGCTCCTCCTCCGCCTGCTCCCCCTCCAAGCCGTCCTCTCCATCCTTTGCGGAGGCaaacacgcaaacacacacacacacacacagtaggATTCAATGCAGAGTGAGGCTTCTACGACTAgatcaagaagaaaaaataaataaccaaatgaGAACAGATGGATACCAGAGGCTGCCCCGGGGTCGGCGGCTTCTCTGCGTCGCTGTCCGAAGAAATGTCGTCAGCTTCTCCAAACAGATCGTCCGCAGCCGCTTTTGTTGCTGCAGATTCAGAGGGTAGTATAAACcacattgaaaaaaacaaaaggagcaaCAAAATGTCAGATCTAATGGGGAGGAGGAACATTCCCTACGTTTCTTTGAGTCACCGTCGCTGTCTGAATCTGAATCCGACGCGGCTTTGGGTTTGGTTTTCTGTCTGATGAAGTCATCTTCACTGTCGCTGCCCTTTGCAGACTCTGCAACGAATGAGATCCAGGGCatgtgaaggaaaaacaaagcacatGTTTCACTGAAGGAAGGCTTGTGATCACACCCGAAAGGTCAAGCCAAGAACTTCGTCTCGTATTAACCACAAGATAAAATAATCACATTGAACAGTAATccgcaaagaaaaaaaaacaaaaaaaaacaacgtttaAAGATTAGCGCGCCGTCGCCTCGCGATCTGCTTCACATGCCTCGGCCCTTTCATCTTCAGAACCACGGGACGGTACCTGGCTTCCTGGTCCGCGGCCCGTCGTCGTCAGAGTTCTCCCTGTCCTCGTCGGAGTAGTGACGCTTCTCCTCCTCGTCCTCAGACTGGTCGCTCTTGGCGCCGCCTTCCCACTTCTCGTCGTCAGACTGGTTCTCCCGGCCCGAAGCGTCCCCGTCGGAGTGAGGGGTGCCCAGCCCCGACTGCGGAGTCCCGGGATCGCTGTGCATGCTGGTCCCAAAACACAACGAAGGCAGTCAAGGACGGCTTAACAACAAACATTCCCAAAATGGAGTAATAAGGTCATGTTAACAGCGAGTTTTGTTTGTAATTCCCCTCAAGCTTTACAGTTATGTAAAAAAGTTAGCACCAATTAAATcaattttcacatatttcaatgcttttgtttctatctctgggaaaaaagtagcaattattatattaattaaatataaaaaatgtgtttcctaaAGGAGGAAAAGTTAGGACACCATGTAATGGCTAGCTCAAGTCTCTGACATCATTCTGAAGAAACTTCACCCTCTTCACTTCCAGCTCTGAGATCCTTGAACAGTTTcgatctgggctttgactaggccgagGACTTTCCATTTCTTCCTTCTCAGCCAGACCTGGATGGATACGCTGGTATGTTTTGCGTCATGTTCATATTGCAGACCCTCACATTTTCTGCTTGGGGAAAATGTGAAGTCGATGAAGTCTACATGGAAGACTTCATAGAGGATGGTACGATGGTGACTGCCCTGGTCCTGCTTTGTCCCCCACACCATGACGCTTCAAATTGTTTTCAGTCCTCTGTATTAGCTCATATGCTCCAACAAACTGTCCTCATTTTTCCAGATGACTTGTCTGGTCCCAACAGCCATCATCCGCATGATAAGAAAATGTCATAATTCACTTGTCACAAATTTTAccaaccagatttttttttttctggctgatACCaattcatactttttttttaagtcaaattcTATTTTCTTAATACAACAATGTATAAAAACGAGCTGCAGGTGTTGTTTTTGAATccgacagaaaataaaagactttaCATCAAATGTAAAGTTTGCTTCAACGCATACGTCCCTGacaaaggacaattttgttcaCAGAGACTACGTAATTcatcttatttgttgtttctggagttttgtttattcattttggacatttaaaatgtcttacagtcccagtgttaaatattcattaggatttaaagtttattgatctttgagaatgtgctgaattattatgccattaccattattttcacattattacttgaaaatggtctcaaatcAACAatgttatcgtttatcgcaataacttcagGGACAACTTATCGTCCAGCAACATTTGTCATCGTGACACAGTGCTGGTTGTATCCCATACCTTCTGTCTGAACGAACGCTGCCCCTCTCAGAACGAGGGCTCCCGCCACCGGACATCCCGCTGCTCGCCGGGCTCCCTCCGTCTGACCGGTTCCCTGCGTCTTCATCGTCCTCGTCCTCCTCTCGCTGGTCGTGCTCCGACCCGCTGTGCTGCTCTGCGTCCGAGTGATCGTTCTCCCCCTGGTCAGAGTGGATGCTGGCGTCCGACTGGTTCCCAGAGCGTTCCGACTGGTTATCGCTGCCACTGCGCTGCTCGTCCTCGCTGTCATCGCCGAACAGCTCCTGTAAGGCGGGAGGGGGAGGTCGCACTATCCTTCACTTTTGATGCAAATTAACGCtacctgcattttatttatttatttattttgaaggcagCTTTTTATCCAATAAAGTTATCTGTGGGTAAACTCCTATGCAACTGATAAGTCTGAAACAGTAACAATTTGATTTGTCACAGCATGAAACTGAGATGGAaactttgtaaaagtgaaattatGCGACTGCACAGAAGGGTGCCAACCTTGTTCATGCTCGGCTTCCCTGCCTCCTGCCCTTCATCATCGTCGTCGTCATCATCCCGCTCCCTCTCACTGTCGCTGCCTGAGGCGTTGCTGGCAGATCGAGGTCTCTCCTGCTCCGAGTCTGATCCAGAGCCGAAGTTGGACTCTGCTATGccgtaaagaaaacaaatttttattattgaagCGTGGCAcaagagatgcaccaatcaggctTTTCAGGACAAAATGTGGGCTTCAGGTTTTGTCCTGTCGATTTCAAGTCTGACCAGATTAATTTTCAAGAATTAGTAGGAgcgacagagaaaaaaaatgctgtagaATCTTTGTTAAAGTTCATAGTTATGAAAAGAAGTAATACCAAAATTATCTCAACAATCTTGGGATGCCATATTAAAGAATACACCTTTATTTACCTGGTCTTAAGATAAAGTGTTGGTTGATGCAGTTAAAGCCAAAAGACTGAAGAGAACCTTTGTTATAATTGTTTAATTCATTTATGAgttaaatatagaaaactaCAATCATATCTTGGGTTCTCGTGtcttcagtcagtcagtcagtcagtcagtcagtcagtcagtcagtcagtcagtcagtcagtcagtcagtcagacagacagacagacagacagacagacagacagacagacagacagacagacagatagcatttattgtcattgaacagaattcaacgaaatttccattgcagctcccgtgcaaagggtcaaatatatacagtaaaaataagcaaacacacaataataataacaatttatacaactaaattaactaaaggcactcaaccatccaaagaagtagcagcaggtccaattatggcaaagtacagataatgcaaaatgcagaacaatatgactgtgtgggggtgggggatatatATGTATGATCCAACCAAAACAGATGGCATTCATGTTGCATGCTTGCATAAACTTAGCTCTGATTAGTGTTTGGAGACTGACCGCTGTGTTTCACAAAACCGATCAGAAATCAGCGCTGTGAGTTAATGCTTTAGCAAATGAagagttaaaatattttgatctcAGATGTTTAATGGAATAAACTACGTAGCCCGTTTGTGGAcatcggagaaaaaaaaatagaaatcatgGCCACGACTTGTTTAAGTTTCagtgttaaagttttttttctctctccgaCGTCTTCAGACATGTCGCCgtaaaaaacagacaaatataaATCACGTTGATTAACGTCTCATGCACAGAGAGCCGCGTTTAACTTCCACGTTCACAGGTCAGTCATCACGCTCACATTCTGATGGTCACGtcgcaaaaaatatttacatttcctaAAGAGACAACTGTACAACCCAACACATTTCAGTACCTCTTTGATCGTTGTCGCTGTCTCCATCACTGCCGAATAATTCACCCCGGTCCGCCATTTCTTCCAAACTGTTGGAAGCTCAGATCTTCAGGAAGTGATCGCCGAGCAGCAGGAAGTGTTTTACTTCCGGGTCACAACCACGCTGTCGTAGTAAGGCATGTCGGACGGTAGGAGGCGGTATTGCACACGATAGCAGGACTTTTGCCGTGAAAGATTCAACTTCTTCAGATGATACTGATGCCGTTTCTCTATTTATAGGTTTTCCTACTATCCTGTCCTTttgagaacaaataaaatagtagtaataaataagtaaataaactaaaatttcaAGATggagatatatacagtatgtggcTCAACTCCACAGTGTGTAAATGTAATATACTCCATTATTCTCATGTACACTTTATTGTCACTGTAACgttgcatttatttataccTTAAATGAGCATCTCCATTTATTCACAATGTTTCAGAGTTCCAGTTTCACTAGAGAGCTGCAGAAAATATCATATGTAAACTGAGAATGCACATCTGTATGATGGAATTcaggaaaatatgtttattcaaCACTTCACAAATGAGGACTAATATAATAGCTACGATTTGGAGatgtatatttacatttatatgttaggggtgcactgattcATAAACCAGACGATTTATTGACCAGTTGATTTATGGGCCcgattttcttccttttttttttttgatcggTAATCTGCCGGTACTTACATGTGAAACTGATCTTATCCACCAGATCTTATCTATCTcagcaaaagtctaaaaatcaaccactgtcctcctcttctctcccatgacagaggtttgactgatagacTGGTCCATctggtcatgtctgcacatttgcagtttAACAACAGTCACGCCATTGTTACCGACTCAGCTACTTTCTTgcaatatttagcaacattcagacaaaatagcaggttttttaaaaatcggtAATTGgcgattggccagaaaactgcaatcatgcatatatatataaatccaAAACATAGATAACATTACCAAGTCAGTATCCGATCGAGATTAAGACGAATACTTTAgtttcatattcatattcaacattttaaatatttacaaaatagtcaaaagaaatttaaatatttatatatttgaaaaagtttctaaataaataatcaaacgTCAGAAATATAGTCacatttgtgtatattttacatttaccatatataaataaatgactatatgcctctttaaatttaatttaatttaatttaatttaatttaatttaatttaatttaattgtatttaatttaatttaatttaatttaattgtattttattttgtgtgaggGCGGGACAAGTTACGCCATTGGTTTACGTGCTTACCTGTTGGTCAGAGACCTTACACAGACAAAATCACAAGGATCAAGATTAGAGAAGCAAAATGATGGAAGCGTACAGATACAttcaaaagtaaagaaaaacacgTTTCGGTACATCTAATTTATAAACGCCAGTGTTTGATAATAtgcttttcatgttttacaatAATATCACATCATTATAATTTGCATAttcatcaaaacaaaagtcttttcACGTTCTTAGAATTTCCAGATAAAGTTGAAACTAGTAATAAAACTTCCGTGTTAGAAGAACTTCAAACACGAAAGTTCTTCTAACACACAAGTTCatatgtttattgtttaaacataTTAACGTTGTCATTATGATTATTTGTGTTCCTTAGTTTGAGTTGTTTACGcatagaaaaaatacatttaaagttgCGGTATGGAGGAGAAGACCGCTGATTGGATGAGGAATTATGCTGTGGTTTCCTGACAAAccgaaaatgtatatttaagaGAATTCAGAAATCTTGAGTTCCGAGTTACGCTCACTAAAACAAGTGTAT is a window of Xiphophorus maculatus strain JP 163 A chromosome 4, X_maculatus-5.0-male, whole genome shotgun sequence DNA encoding:
- the leo1 gene encoding RNA polymerase-associated protein LEO1 isoform X2 gives rise to the protein MADRGELFGSDGDSDNDQRESNFGSGSDSEQERPRSASNASGSDSERERDDDDDDDEGQEAGKPSMNKELFGDDSEDEQRSGSDNQSERSGNQSDASIHSDQGENDHSDAEQHSGSEHDQREEDEDDEDAGNRSDGGSPASSGMSGGGSPRSERGSVRSDRSMHSDPGTPQSGLGTPHSDGDASGRENQSDDEKWEGGAKSDQSEDEEEKRHYSDEDRENSDDDGPRTRKPESAKGSDSEDDFIRQKTKPKAASDSDSDSDGDSKKPTKAAADDLFGEADDISSDSDAEKPPTPGQPLDGEDGLEGEQAEEEPAPETRIEVEIPKVSTDLGSDLYFVKLPNFLSVEPRPFDPQYYEDEFEDEEMLDEEGRTRLKLKVENTIRWRVKRDEEGNETRESNARIVKWSDGSMSLHLGNEVFDVYKAPLQGDHNHLFIRQGTGLQGQAVFKTKLTFRPHSTDSATHRKMTLSLADRCSKTQKIRILPMAGRDPESQRNEMIKKEEERLRASIRRESQQRRMREKQHQRGLSSSYLEPDRYDDEEEGEEAISLAAIKSKYKGGGGLREERARIYSSDSDEGSDDDRAQRLMKAKKLDSDEEGEGSGKRKAEDDEETTTKKAKKYVISDEEDEDEDDE
- the leo1 gene encoding RNA polymerase-associated protein LEO1 isoform X1, translating into MADRGELFGSDGDSDNDQRAESNFGSGSDSEQERPRSASNASGSDSERERDDDDDDDEGQEAGKPSMNKELFGDDSEDEQRSGSDNQSERSGNQSDASIHSDQGENDHSDAEQHSGSEHDQREEDEDDEDAGNRSDGGSPASSGMSGGGSPRSERGSVRSDRSMHSDPGTPQSGLGTPHSDGDASGRENQSDDEKWEGGAKSDQSEDEEEKRHYSDEDRENSDDDGPRTRKPESAKGSDSEDDFIRQKTKPKAASDSDSDSDGDSKKPTKAAADDLFGEADDISSDSDAEKPPTPGQPLDGEDGLEGEQAEEEPAPETRIEVEIPKVSTDLGSDLYFVKLPNFLSVEPRPFDPQYYEDEFEDEEMLDEEGRTRLKLKVENTIRWRVKRDEEGNETRESNARIVKWSDGSMSLHLGNEVFDVYKAPLQGDHNHLFIRQGTGLQGQAVFKTKLTFRPHSTDSATHRKMTLSLADRCSKTQKIRILPMAGRDPESQRNEMIKKEEERLRASIRRESQQRRMREKQHQRGLSSSYLEPDRYDDEEEGEEAISLAAIKSKYKGGGGLREERARIYSSDSDEGSDDDRAQRLMKAKKLDSDEEGEGSGKRKAEDDEETTTKKAKKYVISDEEDEDEDDE